The stretch of DNA CGGCATGCCTCTCATGCCGGAACCATCAACACCGCCGGCGCCATTGAGGCCGTCATCGCCGGCTGTAACATGGATTTCTCCTCCATTGATGGCGATATTCATGCTTTCGACCCCTTCATAGCATTTCGTGATCCGGATGGTTCCACCATTGATCATCACAGTCGAGTCGGCATGGATGCCGTCATCCCCTGAAGAGATAGAGATCACGCCACCGTTGATCACCAGAGTGGAATTAGCGTGCAGGGCGTCATCGGCCGAGCTGATGGTCAGCGTACCCTGGTCGACGATCGTGTTGACCAACCCCTTGATCGCTTTAGCGGAGATCGCGTCGCTGGGACATTTACCGCTGCCACCGCCGCAAATCAAATTCAATCGTCCGTCGCTGATCAACGCGTCGGTTAAGGCGGAGACCGCATCGCCTCCCGAGTTGACGGTGATCGAGCCGTTGTTGATCCACACAAAACCTCGCGTCGTATCCATTTCGTTGTCAGACATCAGGCCATCGCCGCCGCTGGTTACTGTCAGAGCTCCGTTCTTCACGACCAGATAATCTTTGCCGCGCAGGCCATCATCTTTAGCGCTGACCGTGATGGAGCCGCCGGCGATGATCAAACCATCTTTGCTGGCGATGCCGTCGCTGTAGTTGCCGGTCACCGTGAGGGAACCGCCTCCTGCGATTGAAAGGTCAGCGGAACTAAAAATGCAGGCGTTGGGTTCATCGACTTCTGCATCGGCAAAAA from bacterium encodes:
- a CDS encoding carbohydrate-binding domain-containing protein — its product is FADAEVDEPNACIFSSADLSIAGGGSLTVTGNYSDGIASKDGLIIAGGSITVSAKDDGLRGKDYLVVKNGALTVTSGGDGLMSDNEMDTTRGFVWINNGSITVNSGGDAVSALTDALISDGRLNLICGGGSGKCPSDAISAKAIKGLVNTIVDQGTLTISSADDALHANSTLVINGGVISISSGDDGIHADSTVMINGGTIRITKCYEGVESMNIAINGGEIHVTAGDDGLNGAGGVDGSGMRGMPPGMPGGPSSGNYYLYINDGYIYLNTAGDGIDVNGTIIMTGGRVVVNGPTSNNNGALDYDRAFKITGGFLVAAGSSGMAQAPGATSTQCAVLMTFSSLLKGGTLFHIQNSSGGDVLSFMPLKNYQSVVLSSPMLQKGSTYDIYSGGTSTGTALDGLYSGGVYTAGTKLASITLSDIVSRLSL